Genomic DNA from Streptomyces sp. NBC_01571:
CGGCACCGGCCGGATCGGGCTCTGCTATCTGGACCTGGACGGGTTCAAGGCGGTCAACGACACGCTCGGCCACCGGGTGGGCGACCGGCTGCTCGCCGCCGTCGCCGAGCGGCTGACCCGGTGCGCCGACGCGGCCGGCTCGGGGAGAGCGGTCACTCCGCTGGTGGCCCGGCTGGGCGGCGACGAGTTCGCGCTGCTCGTCGAGGACTCCACGGGCACCGACCAGCTGGCGGACCTCGCCGGGTCGGTCCTGACGTCACTTCAGGCGCCGTTCGACCTCTCCGGCCGGCGGCTGTCCCTCTCCGCGTCGATCGGGGTCGTCGAACGCCGCGCCGCCGGGACGACCGCGACCGGTCTGATGCAGGCCGCGGACACGACGCTGTACTGGGCGAAGGCGGACGGCAAGGGCCGCTGGACACTCTTCGACCCGGAGCGCAACGCCCACCGCATGACCCGCCAGGCACTCGCCTCCACCCTCCGGGCGGCCGTCGAGCGGGATGAATTCGCCCTGGAGTACCAGCCGTTGGTGGGCATGGAGGACGGCGGCGTACGCGGGGTCGAGGCGCTCGTGCGCTGGAACCATCCGGAGTTCGGCTTGCTGACGCCGAATCGGTTCATCGGGCTGGCCGAGGAGGACGGTTCGATCGTGCAGCTCGGCCGCTGGGTGCTGGCCACCGCCTGCCGGCAGGCGCGCCGCTGGCAGCTGGACCATCCGGACGCGCCCCCGATCTTCGTCAGCGTCAATGTCGCCGTACGGCAGGTGTGGGACTCCGACCTGGTCGCGGACGTCGGGGACATCCTCGCGGAGACCGGCCTCGCCCCGCAGCTGCTCCAGCTGGAGCTGACCGAGTCGGCGGTGATGGGCTCGGCGGGCCGGCCGCTGCAGGCCCTGCAGGCCCTCAGCGACATGGGCGTGCGTATCGCCATCGACGACTTCGGCACCGGCTACTCGAACCTCGCCTACCTCAGCCGGCTGCCGGTCTCCGTCCTGAAGCTGGACGGTTCCTTCGTCCGCGGCTTCCAGTACGACAGCCCCGACGGCGGCTCCGCCCGGTCCAGCCTCGCCGACGAGGTCATCGTCGAGGCGCTCATCCAGCTCGCCCACCGGCTGGGCCTGACGGTCACCGCCGAGTGCGTGGAGACCGCCTCCCAGGCGTCCCGGCTGCGCGGTATCGGCTGCGACACCGGGCAGGGGTGGCTCTACTCCCGCCCGGTGGCACCGGACCGTATCTCCGCGCTGCTGACGGCGGCCTGCGCTCAGGCCTGAGCGCCCGGGTCCGCCGGGGCCTCCTGGCCGGGCCGGGCCTTCGGCAGCCCGTAGGCGTCCGCGATCAGTTCGTACGAGCGCAGGCGTACGTCGCCGCTGTGGGCGTTGCCCGTGATCATCAGCTCGTCGGCGCCGGTGCGCTTCCGGAGGTCGTCGAGACCGGCGCGGACCTCGTCGGCGGTGCCGTGGATGACGTTGGCGTTCCAGGAGGTGATGAACTCCCGCTCCATCGGCGAGAAGGTGTACGCCTCCGCCTCCTCCGGGGTCGGGACCAGGCCGGGGCGTCCGGTGCGCAGGCGCACCATGTTCAGCGCGGCGGCCATCACCTGACGGCGGGCCTCCTTCTCGTCGTCCGTGGCGAGGGCGGAGACACCGATCAGGGCGTACGGGGAGTCCAGTACCTCGCTCGGCCGGAAGGACTCGCGGTACAGGTCCAGGGCCGGGATCGTGTTCTGCGCCGAGAAGTGGTGCGCGAAGGCGAACGGGAGGCCGAGGACACCGGCCAGACGGGCGCTGAAGCCGGAGGAGCCGAGGAGCCAGATCGGGGGGCGGTGCGGGGACTGGACGCCGCCGGGCGAGGTGGCCTGCACCGGGCCGGGCACGGCGTGGATACGGCCGTAGGGGTGACCGTCGGGGAAGTCGTCGTCCAGGAAACGGGTCAGCTCCGCGAGCTGCTGGGGGAAGTCGTCGGCGCCTTCGCCCGGGTGGTCGGTGCGGCGCAGGGCCGCCGCGGTGGCGCCGTCCGTGCCGGGGGCGCGGCCGAGGCCCAGGTCCACCCGGCCCGGGGCCATGGCCTCCAGGGTTCCGAACTGCTCCGCGATGACCAGGGGGGCGTGGTTCGGGAGCATGACGCCGCCGGAGCCGAGGCGGATGCGGGTGGTGTGGGCGGCCAGGTGGGCGAGGATCACGGCCGGCGAGGACGAGGCCACGCCCGGCATGGAGTGGTGCTCGGCGACCCAGTAGCGGTGGAAGCCGCGGGATTCCGCGAGGCGGGAGATGGCGACGCTGGTGCGGAGGGCGTCGGTGGCGGTGCGGCCGGCGCCCACGGTGACCAGGTCCAGCACGGAGAGGGGTACGGGGGCGGTGCCCTGTGCGGTGCCTCGGATCTCGTCCGTGTCGTCCGTCGCGTCCACCGTGGTGCCTCCTGATTGCGTACGTGATGCGGTCCTTCGTGGTGGAACAGGAGACAGTCCCCGCTTATTCCCGCCCAACGGCCTTTCCTCGCCCCCGCCGCCCCTACCCGGCCAATCCCCGTGGGCTCCGCCCCGGACCCCGCCAGGGGCGCTGCGCCCCCAGACCCCCGCTTCGCCCGAAGGGCTCGTCCTCAATCGCCGGACGGGCTGGATATGCGGGCCCGCGCTGGATCGTTCCGTTCCGGGCGTCGGCCTTTCAGCGCGGGCGCGCGCTATCAGCCCGTCCGGCGATTGAGGACGAGGCCGTCCAGGCCGAACGGGGGTCTGGGGGCGCAGCCCCCAGGGACGGGGTCAGGACTGGACCAGGGGCTCCCTGGTGAAGAGGGCACCGAGCGCCGGCGCGTTGACGCGGCGGTCCGCCAGCCGAAGCGCCTCCCAGACACTGACCTGATTGGCGGTGAGGACCGGCTTCCCCAGCTCCTTCTCCAGCGCCGTCAGATGAGCGACGGTGTGCAGAGCCGTGTCCGGCAGAAGCACCGCATCGGCGTCGGAATGATCCCCGTCCCGCGCCAGCGCGAACACCTCCGCCTCACCCCACGTCCCGACCTCCGCCCCCGTCACGATCCCGGACGCCCGCACGGAGACCACCTCCACCCCGGCCTTCCGGAGAAAGTCCGCGAAGAGCTCGGCCACGTCGTCCGGATACGTCGCGGCGACAGCGACCCGCCGCGCCCCGATCTCCCGTACGGCGTGCGCGAAGCCGAAGGACGTCGAGGAGGCCGGCAGGCCCGCCGCACGGGCCAGGGAGCGCACCTGGTCGTGCGCGCCCTCCCAGCCGTACACGAAACTGCCGCTGGTGCACGCCCAGACCACCGCCTCGGCCCCGGACAGCCGCAGCTCCTCGACGCCCGGCGAGAGCCGCTCCAGGGAGCCCATCTCGCGCAGGGCGTCCACCCGGTGCGCGTCCTCACCGATGTCCGTGTGGATCAACGGCAGCCGGATGTCGCTGCCCAGGAGCTGCTCCATACGCGGGTAGTCGTCCTCGGCCGAGTGGCCCGGGTAGAGGAATCCGAGTGCGGTCATGTCCAGCCTTCCTGTTCTTCCGGCAGTACAGGAGCCCGGTGCGCGGACTGTCCCCCGGAACCCGAGGGGCGGGGAAGGTGTCCCCGGACCAGCCGCTGACGCGGGCCCACTGCCCGGGTACCCAGATGACGCAGCGCGGCCCACATCGTCACCTGGTTGGCCGAGATGACCGGGATGTCCAGTTCCGTCTCCAGCCGGGCGATGACGTCGTACGTCGGCAGATTGGTGCAGCTGATGAAGAGCGCGTCCGCCGGGCCGTTCCGGACGGCGCGGTGGGCCATGTCGACCACGTCGCGGTAGGGCACCTTCCAAATATGCCTGGTCAGGCCCATGAAGGCACGCCCGGTGACCTCCGCGCCCGCCTCGGCGAGGTACTCCTCCAGGGACTGGGTGACCGAGACCGTGTACGGCGTCACCAGGGCGATCCGGCGTGCGCCCAGCTCGGCCAGGGCCTCCAGCAGCGCCCCGGACGTGGTCAGCGAGACCACCTCGCCCGCCCGCCTCATGGCCTCGCACATCGCCTGCTCGCCCGCGACCCCGCCCACGAAACTGCCCGAGGTGCACGCGTACGCCACGACCTCGGGCCCGACGGCGTTCAGCGCCCGGACCGCATCGCCGAGCGTCTCGTGCTCGGAGACCAGGCGGGCCAGGTCCAGGCTGACCTCGACCGGCACGAACGGGGTGCGCGTGACGTGCAGGGAGACGTCGTCCGGGACCCAGCGCCACAGTTCCCGGTCGAGGGCGAAGTCGAAGGGGGCGACGACGCCCACCCCACGCTGCGGGCGGGGACCGCCCAGAAACGAGATGTCCAGGGAGACGTCCATGGCAGCACCGGCCTCACGAAGGCGAACGCGGACGACGAGACGAGGGGAGGAGCGAGGAGGAGCCAGGAGGAGCGGGTACGGCGGTGGGGCAGGGCTGGGCGGAACACGGGACCCACGCGGAGGCGCCGACGGACAACAGACCGTGCGCGCGACCGTGTTGACGAAGGTAGGTTCGGGTGCGAGCGTGGTCAATCCGCGCATCTCAGACGGCTCCGGCCCCGCCCCGCTCCCCCGGCTTCGCCCCCTCGGCCGCGTCTCGCGCACGCCCGGCCCCGCACGCTCGTCCCCGCAGGTTCGTCCTCTCAGGAAAGCGGACTCGCATTGCGAAACGGTTTCCCCCGCACGCCCCGTCCGGTGTCCGCGACCGCGTCCACGCCGCTGTCCGCCGCCGCGTCCGGAGACCGCACCACGCTGCTCGTCCTGGACGCCGACCCGCTCCCCCGCCTCGGCAGGCTCACCGGCCGGGTGCGGATCGAGCACGCCGACGAGTCGACGCTCGCCGAACGGCTGCCGCGCGCGGACGTGCTGCTGGTCTGGGACTTCACCTCGCGCGCGGTACGGCGTGCCTGGCCGGGCGAGGGCCGGCGGCCGCGCTGGGTGCACACGGCGAGCGCGGGCGTCGACCATCTGCTGTGTCCCGAACTCGCCTCGTCCGACACGGTGGTGACCAACGCGCGGGGCATCTTCGACCGGCCGATCGCCGAGTACGTCGCCGCCCTGGTGCTGGCGATGGCGAAGGACCTGCCGCGGACCTGGGACCTGCAGGGGCGGCGCGAGTGGCGGCACCGGGAGTCGCAGCGGGTGGCCGGAACCCGCGCCTGCGTGGTCGGCTCCGGGCCGATCGGACGGGCGATCGTCAAGTCGCTCAAGGCACTCGAGGTGAC
This window encodes:
- a CDS encoding LLM class flavin-dependent oxidoreductase; protein product: MDATDDTDEIRGTAQGTAPVPLSVLDLVTVGAGRTATDALRTSVAISRLAESRGFHRYWVAEHHSMPGVASSSPAVILAHLAAHTTRIRLGSGGVMLPNHAPLVIAEQFGTLEAMAPGRVDLGLGRAPGTDGATAAALRRTDHPGEGADDFPQQLAELTRFLDDDFPDGHPYGRIHAVPGPVQATSPGGVQSPHRPPIWLLGSSGFSARLAGVLGLPFAFAHHFSAQNTIPALDLYRESFRPSEVLDSPYALIGVSALATDDEKEARRQVMAAALNMVRLRTGRPGLVPTPEEAEAYTFSPMEREFITSWNANVIHGTADEVRAGLDDLRKRTGADELMITGNAHSGDVRLRSYELIADAYGLPKARPGQEAPADPGAQA
- a CDS encoding aspartate/glutamate racemase family protein, which encodes MDVSLDISFLGGPRPQRGVGVVAPFDFALDRELWRWVPDDVSLHVTRTPFVPVEVSLDLARLVSEHETLGDAVRALNAVGPEVVAYACTSGSFVGGVAGEQAMCEAMRRAGEVVSLTTSGALLEALAELGARRIALVTPYTVSVTQSLEEYLAEAGAEVTGRAFMGLTRHIWKVPYRDVVDMAHRAVRNGPADALFISCTNLPTYDVIARLETELDIPVISANQVTMWAALRHLGTRAVGPRQRLVRGHLPRPSGSGGQSAHRAPVLPEEQEGWT
- a CDS encoding bifunctional diguanylate cyclase/phosphodiesterase translates to MSGTSEGPAPAADLDRPAVTERHTTTSPRTSTGSSSGASAPSGSPSGSYVPAEQLTDPAGPPGTSPRTFRAAFAAAPLPMAVVDREGQVVTANESLGALLGFGTGALTGRIAADLVDLASDARTWHAYREVLRGRQARLRCTRRLKHPDGHSLWVQVTVAPLPPGEEAVLLSVTDLSPRRELQARLRHLQMHDPVTRLPNRTLFFERLTSALEAEAYEEGGTGRIGLCYLDLDGFKAVNDTLGHRVGDRLLAAVAERLTRCADAAGSGRAVTPLVARLGGDEFALLVEDSTGTDQLADLAGSVLTSLQAPFDLSGRRLSLSASIGVVERRAAGTTATGLMQAADTTLYWAKADGKGRWTLFDPERNAHRMTRQALASTLRAAVERDEFALEYQPLVGMEDGGVRGVEALVRWNHPEFGLLTPNRFIGLAEEDGSIVQLGRWVLATACRQARRWQLDHPDAPPIFVSVNVAVRQVWDSDLVADVGDILAETGLAPQLLQLELTESAVMGSAGRPLQALQALSDMGVRIAIDDFGTGYSNLAYLSRLPVSVLKLDGSFVRGFQYDSPDGGSARSSLADEVIVEALIQLAHRLGLTVTAECVETASQASRLRGIGCDTGQGWLYSRPVAPDRISALLTAACAQA
- a CDS encoding D-2-hydroxyacid dehydrogenase, giving the protein MSATASTPLSAAASGDRTTLLVLDADPLPRLGRLTGRVRIEHADESTLAERLPRADVLLVWDFTSRAVRRAWPGEGRRPRWVHTASAGVDHLLCPELASSDTVVTNARGIFDRPIAEYVAALVLAMAKDLPRTWDLQGRREWRHRESQRVAGTRACVVGSGPIGRAIVKSLKALEVTTALVGRTPRTGIHGPEELDRLMARADWVISAAPLTEATYGMFDARRFGMMQPSARFVNVGRGPLVVEDALAEALSKRWIAGAALDVFQHEPLGPDSPLWDVPGLIVSPHMSGDTVGWRDELGAQFVEMYERWEAGRPLPNVVDKKRGYVPGH
- a CDS encoding decarboxylase; amino-acid sequence: MTALGFLYPGHSAEDDYPRMEQLLGSDIRLPLIHTDIGEDAHRVDALREMGSLERLSPGVEELRLSGAEAVVWACTSGSFVYGWEGAHDQVRSLARAAGLPASSTSFGFAHAVREIGARRVAVAATYPDDVAELFADFLRKAGVEVVSVRASGIVTGAEVGTWGEAEVFALARDGDHSDADAVLLPDTALHTVAHLTALEKELGKPVLTANQVSVWEALRLADRRVNAPALGALFTREPLVQS